From the genome of Macrobrachium nipponense isolate FS-2020 chromosome 43, ASM1510439v2, whole genome shotgun sequence, one region includes:
- the LOC135213834 gene encoding sodium/potassium/calcium exchanger 1-like, giving the protein MKAEEAEGEAEVEVEIEAEGEAEAEVEGEIEAEGEAEVEGEAEVEGEIEAEGEAEAEVEGEIEAEGEAEVKGEIEAEEVEGEIEAEGEAEVEGEIEAEGEAEVEGEIEAEGEAEAEVEGEIEAEGEAEVEGEIEAEGEAEVEGEIEAEGEAEVESEIEVEDEAEVGKIKAEGEAEAEVEGGIRSRKEAEGEIEAEGEAEVEGEIEAEGEAEVEGEIEAEGEAEEEGEIEAEGKAEVEGEIEAEGEAKAEVEGEIEAEEGEIEAEEAEGEAEVEGEIEAEGEAEVEGENMNSKGEAEAESESEGEIEAEGEAEVEGEIEAEGEAEVEGEIEAEGEAEVEG; this is encoded by the exons ATGAAAGCAGAAG AAGCAGAAGGTGAAGCAGAAGTAGAGGTTGAAATAGAAGCAGAaggtgaagcagaagcagaagtagaaggtgaaatagaagcagaaggtgaagcagaagtagaag gtgaagcagaagtagaaggtgaaatagaagcagaaggtgaagcagaagcagaagtagAGGGTGAAATAGAAGCAGAAGGTGAAGCAGAAGTAAAAGGTGAAATAGAAGCTGAAG AAGTAGAAGGTGAAATAGAAGCAGAAGGTGAAGCAGAAGTAGAAGGTGAAATAGAAGCAGAAGGTGAAGCAGAAGTAGAAGGTGAAATAGAAGCAGAaggtgaagcagaagcagaagtagAAGGTGAAATAGAAGCAGAAGGTGAAGCAGAAGTAGAAGGTGAAATAGAAGCAGAAGGTGAAGCAGAAGTAGAAGGTGAAATAGAAGCAGAAGGTGAAGCAGAAGTAGAAAGTGAAATAGAAGTAGAAGATGAAGCAGAAGTAGGTAAAATAAAAGCAGAAggtgaagcagaagcagaggtAGAAGGTGGAATAAGAAGCAGGAAAG AAGCAGAAGGTGAAATAGAAGCAGAAGGTGAAGCAGAAGTAGAAGGTGAAATAGAAGCAGAAGGTGAAGCAGAAGTAGAAGGTGAAATAGAAGCAGAAGgtgaagcagaagaagaaggtgaAATAGAAGCAGAAGGTAAAGCAGAAGTAGAAGGTGAAATAGAAGCAGAAGGTGAAGCAAAAGCAGAAGTAGAAGGTGAAATAGAAGCAGAAGAAGGTGAAATAGAAGCAGAAG AAGCAGAAGGTGAAGCAGAAGTAGAAGGTGAAATAGAAGCAGAAGGTGAAGCAGAAGTAGAAGGTGAAAATATGAACAGCAAaggtgaagcagaagcagaaag CGAATCAGAAGGTGAAATAGAAGCAGAAGGTGAAGCAGAAGTAGAAGGTGAAATAGAAGCAGAAGGTGAAGCAGAAGTAGAAGGTGAAATAGAAGCAGAAGGTGAAGCAGAAGTAGAAGGTTGA